In Hallerella succinigenes, the following are encoded in one genomic region:
- a CDS encoding tetratricopeptide repeat protein has protein sequence MRLKLLAFFLLSLAIVACSGSKQVAVRQAPANSTQEEAKKPRYPVKMDSAELLRLQIAHSSYLRALALQNQGEYALAEQFMRHAYEADPENRYLAFSVLELMKMRGGSAEAAALAEKAKNLKGKRTSNQYALLGRVYSEQSNLDSALVYYKKALDSSDQNVHAAYEYSLLLEIVHNYDELIRVYGILLPQIGYPQSMLERQISLLANAKKDSALADLFGEAYEARGDRIFLENQIRLLFGMKRFEEAVGRVNEFRADSAFADDSLSIAFLTAAYIGLNQDSVMVDSLKEIYKRHPDRLHVLMNLALLETKLEKKDQALVHWKRLSTADKYAASAYGMLSAYAMEDKDSVKALEYLEKAYEHEPIAYRNALLVRYANAKAYQKAYKVLDKALLPSPKLDTLRAKVQESGDLEELRKFDAAATLDVASVHYEYGSFLQMNAEELERSPTTPEKLDQAKLYRKKADDHYLEAAKIGGESQNLLFAYGSNLLMLQQIDSAIVVFKKIFEKYPQDAMAKNHLGYYLVDLNRNAEELKWGSSLIDEALKLSPSNVAYMDSKGWALYRLGKYPEALMMMEQVETAEDSLKEMFYQDTSIYSHLAAICQALSLNKRALDYYQRVLNIDPKNENAKKQIEVLKQAIQKSKEEESVEKLAEDAKTVPANEPAKVPAAEKDSGKTP, from the coding sequence ATGCGTCTGAAGCTTCTCGCATTTTTTTTGCTGAGCTTAGCCATTGTAGCCTGTAGCGGTTCGAAACAGGTCGCGGTGCGGCAGGCGCCTGCAAATTCGACGCAAGAAGAAGCGAAGAAGCCGCGTTACCCGGTCAAAATGGACAGTGCGGAACTTTTGCGTTTGCAGATAGCGCACAGTTCCTATTTGCGCGCTCTCGCTTTGCAGAATCAAGGGGAATATGCGCTTGCGGAACAGTTCATGCGCCATGCGTATGAAGCGGATCCGGAAAACCGCTATTTGGCTTTCTCCGTTTTGGAATTGATGAAAATGCGCGGAGGCTCTGCAGAAGCGGCAGCCCTTGCAGAAAAAGCCAAAAATTTGAAAGGCAAACGGACGAGCAATCAGTACGCGCTTTTAGGGCGCGTGTATAGCGAACAGTCGAATCTGGACAGTGCGCTTGTCTATTATAAGAAGGCACTCGATTCGAGTGACCAGAACGTTCACGCCGCATACGAATATTCTTTGCTGCTTGAAATCGTTCACAATTACGATGAACTGATTCGCGTTTATGGAATCCTTTTGCCGCAGATTGGATATCCGCAGTCGATGCTCGAACGCCAGATTTCTCTGCTTGCGAATGCGAAAAAGGATTCGGCGTTGGCGGACCTTTTTGGGGAAGCCTATGAAGCCCGCGGGGACCGCATCTTTTTGGAAAATCAGATCCGTCTGCTGTTTGGCATGAAACGCTTTGAAGAAGCGGTGGGGCGTGTGAATGAATTCCGCGCGGATTCGGCTTTTGCAGATGACTCCCTTTCGATCGCCTTTTTGACGGCAGCTTATATCGGGCTCAATCAGGATTCCGTGATGGTGGATTCCTTGAAGGAAATTTACAAGCGTCATCCGGATAGACTTCACGTTTTGATGAATCTCGCCCTGCTAGAAACGAAACTCGAAAAGAAGGACCAGGCTTTGGTTCACTGGAAGCGCCTTTCGACAGCGGATAAGTATGCGGCAAGTGCCTATGGCATGCTCAGCGCCTATGCGATGGAAGATAAGGATTCCGTCAAGGCTTTGGAATATTTGGAAAAGGCTTATGAACATGAGCCTATCGCTTATCGCAACGCATTGCTTGTGCGCTATGCGAATGCAAAGGCTTATCAGAAGGCTTACAAGGTTTTAGACAAAGCGTTGCTTCCTAGTCCGAAACTGGATACTCTCCGCGCCAAGGTGCAGGAATCGGGCGACTTGGAAGAGCTTCGCAAATTCGATGCGGCGGCGACCCTCGACGTGGCGAGCGTGCATTATGAATATGGCTCCTTCTTGCAGATGAATGCGGAAGAACTGGAACGCTCTCCGACGACTCCGGAAAAATTGGACCAGGCGAAGCTTTACCGTAAAAAAGCGGACGACCATTATTTGGAAGCGGCCAAGATCGGCGGTGAATCGCAGAACCTGCTCTTTGCCTACGGTTCGAATCTTTTGATGCTCCAGCAGATCGATTCCGCGATTGTCGTCTTCAAGAAGATTTTTGAAAAGTATCCGCAAGATGCGATGGCGAAGAATCACTTGGGCTATTACCTCGTGGACTTGAATCGCAACGCTGAAGAATTGAAATGGGGAAGCTCCCTGATCGATGAAGCTTTGAAATTGAGTCCGTCGAATGTGGCATATATGGATTCGAAGGGTTGGGCTTTGTATCGCTTGGGCAAGTATCCGGAAGCGTTAATGATGATGGAACAGGTGGAAACAGCGGAAGATTCGCTGAAGGAAATGTTCTACCAGGATACTTCGATTTATTCGCACCTCGCTGCAATCTGCCAGGCGCTTTCTTTGAATAAGCGAGCTTTGGATTATTACCAGCGCGTTCTGAATATCGATCCGAAGAATGAAAATGCGAAGAAGCAGATTGAAGTTTTGAAGCAGGCGATTCAAAAATCCAAAGAAGAAGAGTCTGTGGAAAAGCTTGCCGAGGACGCAAAAACAGTACCTGCGAACGAACCCGCCAAGGTTCCCGCTGCAGAAAAGGATTCCGGTAAAACGCCTTGA
- a CDS encoding YggS family pyridoxal phosphate-dependent enzyme: protein MSERTLEEMRVAYEALEARIADACKQSNRPRESVLLVWVSKFHPLEAVENALQLGATDFGENRVQEAVEKFSVKRPGVRCHVIGPVQSNKLRHAATVADCIHSVADVKSVLKLERICGELDKTLDILFQVNTSEEDTKSGVSMAEAEQFLLSLPEAPHLRYRGLMTIGKNTGVAEDSREGFAFLRHLRDKMLARGGVFQDFTELSMGMTGDLEVAIEEGATMIRVGTALFGERVYPPKI, encoded by the coding sequence ATGTCTGAGCGTACTTTAGAAGAAATGCGCGTTGCTTACGAAGCTTTGGAAGCTCGGATTGCAGACGCTTGCAAACAAAGTAATCGTCCAAGAGAAAGCGTTCTCTTGGTGTGGGTCTCCAAATTCCATCCGCTGGAAGCTGTAGAAAATGCTCTGCAGCTCGGTGCGACGGATTTCGGTGAAAACCGTGTCCAGGAAGCCGTGGAAAAGTTCTCGGTCAAACGTCCGGGCGTGCGCTGCCATGTGATTGGCCCGGTGCAGTCGAATAAGCTGCGCCATGCGGCAACTGTTGCGGATTGCATTCATTCCGTCGCCGATGTCAAATCGGTGCTAAAGCTCGAACGCATTTGCGGCGAACTTGATAAGACTCTCGATATTCTGTTCCAGGTGAATACTTCGGAAGAAGATACGAAGAGCGGCGTTTCGATGGCAGAAGCGGAACAGTTCTTGCTTTCTCTCCCGGAAGCTCCGCATTTGCGTTACAGAGGCCTGATGACCATCGGTAAAAATACGGGTGTCGCGGAAGATTCTCGTGAAGGTTTTGCCTTTTTGCGCCATTTGCGCGATAAAATGCTCGCCCGTGGCGGCGTCTTTCAGGATTTTACCGAGCTTTCGATGGGAATGACCGGGGATCTCGAAGTCGCAATCGAAGAAGGCGCGACGATGATTCGCGTGGGAACGGCCCTTTTTGGGGAACGCGTTTACCCGCCCAAGATTTAG
- a CDS encoding adenylosuccinate synthase — protein MPNRVVIGSQWGDEGKAKIVDFLTLDANVIVRFQGGANAGHTVEVGDKKFVFHLIPSGIMHENKLCVIGNGVVLDPIQTLAEIEDLHTQGIQNPEDRLVIADNAHVVLPYHTALDKAKEKKAGKAAIGTTGRGIGPCYSDKVNRIGVRVGDLMDERELRPRVEAMAKIHNEEFRVMYDVPEIDPEKVIRDYLELGQKIKPFVRDVSAVLHQALKEGKHLIFEGAQGTILDVDQGTYPYVTSSNTVAGYASCGAGVGPTAIDQVVGVVKAYTTRVGNGPFPTELLDETGDNLRKLGNEYGATTGRNRRCGWFDAPVVRKAALVNGLTHLAITKLDVLDSFDEIKVCTHYECDGEKIDIFPNQLSKIGRCKPVYEVLPGWKQDTTKCKTWDELPENAKKYLEEMSKLVGVKIGMVSIGAHRDESIVIDLK, from the coding sequence ATGCCAAATCGTGTTGTTATCGGATCCCAGTGGGGTGACGAAGGAAAAGCCAAGATTGTTGATTTTCTCACGCTTGACGCAAACGTAATCGTTCGTTTCCAGGGTGGCGCTAACGCTGGCCATACCGTTGAAGTGGGCGACAAGAAGTTCGTCTTCCATTTGATCCCGTCTGGCATCATGCACGAAAACAAGCTTTGCGTGATCGGTAACGGCGTCGTTCTCGATCCGATCCAGACCTTGGCCGAAATTGAAGACCTCCACACGCAGGGCATTCAGAATCCGGAAGACCGTCTTGTGATTGCGGACAACGCTCATGTCGTTCTCCCGTATCACACGGCTCTCGACAAGGCGAAGGAAAAGAAGGCGGGGAAGGCCGCTATCGGTACCACGGGTCGTGGCATTGGTCCGTGCTACAGCGACAAGGTGAATCGTATCGGTGTGCGAGTCGGCGACTTGATGGATGAACGCGAACTCCGTCCGCGCGTCGAAGCCATGGCCAAGATTCACAATGAAGAATTCCGCGTGATGTATGACGTTCCGGAAATTGATCCGGAAAAGGTAATCCGCGATTACCTTGAACTCGGTCAGAAGATTAAGCCGTTCGTGCGAGATGTGAGCGCAGTCCTTCACCAGGCTTTGAAGGAAGGCAAGCATTTGATTTTTGAAGGCGCCCAGGGCACGATTCTCGATGTCGACCAGGGTACGTACCCGTATGTGACTTCGAGCAACACGGTTGCTGGTTATGCCAGCTGCGGTGCCGGCGTAGGCCCGACGGCGATTGACCAGGTTGTCGGCGTGGTCAAGGCTTATACGACCCGCGTGGGTAACGGTCCGTTCCCGACGGAACTTTTGGACGAAACGGGTGACAACCTTCGCAAACTTGGCAACGAATACGGCGCTACCACGGGTCGTAACCGTCGTTGCGGTTGGTTTGACGCTCCGGTCGTTCGCAAGGCTGCCCTCGTGAACGGTTTGACCCACCTCGCTATCACAAAGCTTGATGTTCTCGACTCGTTCGACGAAATCAAGGTTTGCACGCATTATGAATGCGATGGGGAAAAGATTGATATCTTCCCGAATCAGCTTTCCAAGATCGGCCGTTGCAAGCCGGTTTATGAAGTGCTCCCGGGTTGGAAGCAGGATACGACGAAGTGCAAGACCTGGGACGAACTCCCGGAAAATGCAAAGAAGTATCTTGAAGAAATGTCGAAGCTCGTCGGTGTGAAAATCGGGATGGTTTCGATCGGTGCGCATCGAGACGAAAGCATCGTCATCGATCTCAAGTAA
- a CDS encoding Crp/Fnr family transcriptional regulator, whose protein sequence is MADENSIELLKGVDLFSELSEDQLSQLASLVITNDYGRDETIILEKDESTRALFLIADGEVKVYVTGTDGKETILTLLSRGDSFGEMSLIDGEPRSASVKAVQPTKVLIIRREHFLELLRTTPELATGLLMQMSRRLRNANRQIGSLATMSVYGRVAGTILSLIEDRGVRIHGRNGEMVTVIRNRPTQQQFAEMSGTTRETVSRVFSTLSRNGTISLMGKDLVISEESKLHDLNPKD, encoded by the coding sequence ATGGCGGACGAAAACAGCATTGAACTTTTGAAGGGAGTGGACCTTTTTTCGGAACTCTCGGAAGATCAATTGTCTCAGTTGGCGTCGCTCGTCATTACGAACGATTACGGGCGCGACGAAACGATCATTCTGGAAAAGGATGAATCGACGCGAGCTCTATTCTTGATTGCGGATGGCGAAGTTAAAGTCTACGTGACGGGTACCGATGGAAAGGAAACAATCCTTACGCTCCTGTCGCGTGGAGACTCTTTTGGCGAAATGTCTTTGATCGACGGCGAACCTAGGTCCGCTTCGGTCAAGGCTGTTCAGCCGACTAAAGTGCTGATCATTCGCCGAGAACACTTCTTAGAACTTTTGAGAACGACGCCGGAACTCGCTACGGGCTTGCTCATGCAGATGAGCCGTCGTCTTCGCAATGCCAATCGCCAGATAGGTTCTCTTGCAACGATGTCTGTGTACGGACGTGTGGCAGGAACGATCTTGAGCTTGATTGAAGATCGCGGCGTCCGTATTCACGGTCGCAACGGTGAAATGGTAACGGTGATCCGTAACCGTCCGACGCAGCAGCAGTTTGCGGAAATGTCCGGTACGACGCGTGAAACCGTGAGCCGTGTGTTCTCGACGTTATCCCGCAATGGAACGATTTCGCTGATGGGCAAGGATCTGGTGATTTCGGAAGAAAGCAAACTTCACGATTTGAACCCGAAGGACTAG
- a CDS encoding FG-GAP-like repeat-containing protein — MRRFFFFAWLALFASSFAVDTLEIFALRVQFLQESPDNSLTTGTGRFDSDSDTSNANYSLDPSGHRASAAYWQKHFDFANNYYKAVSNGNLVIKARIFPSGEPYTVDHYIIDYNRTAKKKGEKTAEFDEARSRDYMNFIWDAVTEANQSKDTLDNPFIVPQSKNSNTKRAFMIIHAGASRLLDGGSMGTNNADTQGDFMDVYVTQNFWSYLDSTDTTRNCAKDLNGMIIPNATFDTLKTMMVTSETASQDGLNWGINGTIVYQIGRELGMPNTYDVVQGISRLGYFDVMDFAGYNAGNGFFPVLPSAWVRSYMGWTKPVTVYPPSSGSITENIVAAGSGNGTEVVKVPLSSNEYLLIENRERSLGDSARIAVSYVPASDVAAEADYEIVTKVYPVDSLHVAFEDSTCDSKGKNCVKNKKKLNGVIVNLSSFDAGIPSSGIAVWKVNDWYLREGLPYGVANFWGGDTVRDHQYGIMLAEADGILSIGKTFKNALGQDTYDYGSGSDLIPHVRQGKDSPKDTVWSIKPSGYGNTATTTGGYTGITVTAKKAKGYHKEKTANAFMGDSVVNFAAASIPVTISWASNSLISGSEFPKNVGLNAAVRGAVALDYPEGMAVGEGEKLIVFGAADGTLQVMTASGSALMESDTTVKTSILSNADSTETVSLYRLGSSYGNLIGIAAVKDSVFSLHQKKGLVRTVLSSAIDQVQYDRELASLKAPVIGPMIRNGYVYAADSNKLYRFKTSNLSKVESFNLPQNFIPHDMALCPDGESDNIALVGRNAEMALYKGDEGRVQKLASPKIANQNWISVKKQSFRVACSDFDRDGRSEMFVLGSRGYATMVRANDSATVLFAPRSLKRGNDGKNALDEETSPIAIGDVNGDGYPDAVFVGYNLVYALDRSGVVLSGFPVTVTKNLPEYSFLSDPLVMDVTGDSLPEILIGTNGGMLMAFNSKGKAVTDGFPISAGNFEYGETVYPLTFFVDKTMDSLSTPQVYAFQRHSASGYNLAKASTHSDVMARSWSIPGAGYERSNFFDASKLPEPVASDSVESIEEFFVYPNPVRGGVANVRYTLGMNAKSTTLEFYDITGLCVFSKKLGAASKGANQADQLDISRLGSDVYTARLKVKFTSGKKKEKLYRVGVVR, encoded by the coding sequence ATGAGACGTTTTTTCTTTTTCGCCTGGCTCGCCCTTTTTGCGTCTTCCTTTGCGGTGGACACGCTTGAAATTTTTGCGTTGCGTGTGCAGTTCTTGCAGGAATCTCCGGACAATTCCTTGACGACGGGAACGGGTCGTTTTGACTCGGACAGTGATACTTCCAATGCGAACTACAGCTTGGATCCGAGCGGTCACCGTGCGAGTGCCGCGTACTGGCAAAAGCATTTTGATTTTGCAAATAATTATTACAAGGCGGTGAGCAACGGAAACCTGGTGATCAAGGCTCGAATTTTTCCGAGTGGAGAGCCTTATACCGTTGACCATTACATTATCGATTACAACCGTACCGCCAAAAAGAAAGGCGAAAAGACCGCGGAGTTTGATGAAGCCCGTAGCCGTGACTACATGAATTTTATTTGGGACGCGGTCACTGAAGCGAACCAGTCGAAGGATACGCTTGACAATCCGTTTATCGTTCCGCAGTCCAAGAATTCGAATACCAAGCGAGCCTTTATGATTATTCATGCGGGCGCGAGCCGTTTGCTCGACGGCGGCAGCATGGGAACGAATAATGCGGATACCCAAGGCGATTTCATGGACGTCTATGTGACGCAGAATTTTTGGAGCTATCTCGATTCGACGGATACGACCCGAAACTGTGCCAAGGATTTGAATGGCATGATCATTCCGAATGCGACGTTCGATACGCTGAAGACGATGATGGTGACGAGCGAAACCGCTTCGCAGGATGGTTTGAACTGGGGCATTAACGGGACAATCGTTTACCAGATCGGTCGAGAACTCGGCATGCCGAATACCTATGATGTGGTGCAGGGAATTTCCCGTTTGGGCTATTTTGATGTGATGGACTTTGCCGGTTACAATGCGGGCAACGGCTTTTTTCCTGTTTTGCCTTCTGCATGGGTGCGTTCTTACATGGGCTGGACGAAGCCTGTGACGGTTTATCCGCCGAGCTCGGGTTCGATTACGGAGAATATCGTGGCGGCGGGCTCTGGAAACGGAACGGAAGTGGTGAAGGTTCCGCTTTCTTCGAATGAATATCTGTTGATTGAAAACCGGGAGCGTTCGCTGGGCGATTCGGCAAGGATTGCGGTTTCGTATGTACCGGCTTCGGATGTGGCAGCGGAAGCGGATTATGAAATCGTGACGAAGGTTTACCCGGTCGATAGTTTGCACGTTGCCTTTGAAGACAGCACTTGCGATTCGAAGGGGAAGAATTGCGTGAAGAACAAGAAGAAGCTGAACGGTGTGATTGTGAACCTTTCTTCTTTTGACGCGGGAATTCCTTCGAGCGGCATCGCCGTATGGAAGGTGAACGATTGGTATTTGAGGGAAGGCTTGCCCTATGGCGTTGCGAACTTCTGGGGCGGCGATACGGTGCGCGATCACCAGTATGGCATTATGCTTGCGGAAGCGGACGGCATTCTTTCGATCGGTAAAACGTTCAAGAATGCGCTCGGCCAGGATACCTATGATTACGGTTCCGGTTCGGATTTGATTCCGCATGTGCGGCAGGGTAAAGATTCGCCAAAGGATACGGTCTGGTCGATTAAACCTTCGGGCTACGGCAATACGGCGACGACAACAGGCGGCTATACGGGCATTACCGTGACCGCGAAAAAGGCGAAGGGTTATCACAAGGAAAAAACGGCAAACGCTTTTATGGGTGATAGCGTGGTGAACTTTGCCGCCGCTTCGATTCCGGTGACGATTTCCTGGGCTTCGAATTCTTTGATTTCCGGCTCCGAGTTCCCGAAGAATGTCGGTTTGAATGCGGCTGTCCGTGGCGCTGTGGCGCTCGATTATCCGGAAGGCATGGCGGTCGGTGAAGGCGAAAAGTTGATCGTCTTTGGCGCGGCGGACGGAACGCTTCAGGTGATGACGGCTTCGGGAAGCGCTTTGATGGAAAGCGATACGACCGTCAAGACGTCGATCCTTTCGAATGCAGATTCGACAGAAACGGTTTCGCTCTACCGCTTGGGAAGCTCTTATGGAAATCTCATCGGCATAGCAGCGGTGAAGGATTCCGTGTTCAGCTTGCATCAAAAGAAAGGTCTCGTTCGCACCGTGCTTTCCTCTGCAATCGATCAGGTTCAGTATGACCGCGAACTCGCTTCGCTGAAGGCGCCTGTAATCGGGCCGATGATTCGAAACGGTTACGTCTATGCTGCGGACTCGAACAAGCTTTACCGCTTCAAAACTTCGAACCTTTCGAAAGTGGAATCCTTTAACTTGCCGCAAAACTTTATTCCGCATGATATGGCGCTTTGCCCGGACGGGGAATCAGACAACATCGCTCTCGTCGGTAGGAATGCAGAAATGGCGCTGTACAAAGGCGATGAAGGCCGTGTGCAAAAGCTCGCCTCTCCGAAGATTGCGAATCAGAATTGGATCAGCGTGAAAAAGCAGAGCTTCCGCGTTGCGTGCTCGGACTTTGACCGCGACGGCCGTTCTGAAATGTTTGTGCTCGGCAGTCGCGGCTATGCGACGATGGTCCGAGCAAACGATTCCGCAACGGTCCTCTTTGCTCCGCGTTCCTTGAAACGTGGAAACGATGGAAAAAACGCTTTGGATGAAGAAACCTCTCCGATTGCCATTGGCGACGTGAATGGCGACGGTTATCCGGATGCGGTCTTTGTCGGTTACAATTTGGTTTATGCTCTCGACCGTTCGGGCGTTGTGCTTTCGGGCTTCCCGGTGACGGTAACGAAGAATTTGCCGGAGTATTCCTTCCTTTCGGATCCGCTGGTGATGGATGTGACGGGGGATTCGCTTCCGGAAATTCTCATTGGAACGAATGGCGGCATGCTGATGGCGTTTAATTCCAAGGGCAAGGCTGTTACAGATGGCTTCCCGATTTCGGCGGGCAACTTTGAATATGGCGAAACGGTTTACCCGCTGACGTTCTTTGTGGACAAAACGATGGATTCGCTTTCGACGCCTCAGGTTTATGCGTTCCAGCGCCATTCCGCTTCGGGATATAACCTGGCAAAGGCTTCGACGCATTCGGACGTGATGGCAAGATCCTGGAGCATTCCGGGGGCTGGTTATGAACGCTCGAACTTCTTTGACGCTTCGAAGCTTCCGGAACCTGTGGCGAGCGATTCTGTGGAAAGCATTGAAGAATTCTTTGTGTATCCGAACCCGGTGCGCGGAGGTGTCGCGAATGTGCGTTATACGCTCGGCATGAATGCAAAGTCTACGACACTTGAATTTTACGACATCACGGGCCTTTGCGTTTTTTCGAAGAAACTTGGGGCTGCTAGCAAGGGCGCAAATCAAGCAGACCAGTTGGACATTTCTCGCTTGGGCAGTGATGTTTACACGGCGCGTTTGAAGGTGAAGTTCACCTCGGGCAAAAAGAAAGAAAAGCTCTACCGCGTAGGCGTTGTCCGCTGA
- a CDS encoding formylglycine-generating enzyme family protein produces MRNRKFKVAAFVLVSMLGACSSPTNGETGGLDCPECDIKTSSASNTSSSMETSSGSNSSSGSNTSSSSVTLSVSWIKTSEFSVSQTEITQADYEALMGTLPTQMVKAKGDSFPVSNVSWYDAVLFANAFSKHLGLDTAYSYTSVNAGNKIVGLRTDLEANAVRLPTKAEWQVAARAGSLDTYYWGTAKASDYAQYNNLTDAYQLVGQKLPNAWGLYDVSGNVAEWTNDTALCGGNWTSVAKEIALDAYEKHLPDYASTTTGIRVILISKNEP; encoded by the coding sequence ATGCGCAACAGGAAATTCAAAGTCGCCGCCTTTGTTCTTGTAAGCATGCTTGGCGCCTGTTCTTCTCCGACGAACGGGGAAACGGGCGGCTTGGATTGCCCGGAATGCGACATCAAAACGAGTTCCGCTTCGAACACGAGTTCTTCGATGGAAACGTCTTCGGGGTCTAACAGTTCTTCGGGTTCAAACACATCCTCGAGCTCGGTAACGTTGTCCGTTTCTTGGATTAAAACTTCTGAATTTTCGGTTTCGCAAACGGAAATTACCCAAGCCGATTACGAAGCTTTGATGGGAACGCTTCCGACGCAGATGGTAAAAGCTAAAGGCGATTCTTTTCCGGTTTCGAATGTGAGCTGGTACGATGCTGTTCTTTTTGCCAATGCGTTTTCCAAACATTTAGGACTCGACACCGCTTATTCTTATACCTCAGTGAATGCGGGGAATAAAATTGTGGGACTCCGGACGGACTTAGAAGCGAACGCCGTTCGGCTTCCGACAAAAGCGGAATGGCAGGTGGCAGCTCGTGCGGGGTCTTTGGATACTTATTACTGGGGCACGGCAAAAGCTTCGGATTATGCACAGTACAACAATTTGACGGATGCGTATCAGCTTGTGGGGCAAAAGTTGCCAAACGCCTGGGGACTTTATGACGTTTCCGGAAATGTTGCCGAGTGGACAAACGATACGGCTCTCTGCGGCGGAAATTGGACGTCGGTAGCGAAGGAAATCGCTTTGGACGCCTATGAAAAACATCTTCCGGATTACGCTTCGACAACGACCGGCATCCGTGTTATTCTTATTTCAAAGAACGAACCATGA
- a CDS encoding PASTA domain-containing protein, protein MEGQPGKENFIHRILRTKPWAYALLLLAVVLILCAVVFDKIAMPIVARSYVEEKTVPALEGLDSLTAVQKATEAGFNVLFAKEREYSKTYDVDLVMRQNPLADQKSKPGRTIHLTISDGLHQFTVPDLFDKNGSEAVVAIEKAGLNMGLTFSMPHTNVKKGKVVRTNPSEGSLVHKGDTVDVFLSSGPNGAKVELPEVVGSRLTEALSNLRSAGFIIGKTERRKNSGEQSGRVLKQDPAAGSVLSAGSRVNLVVAE, encoded by the coding sequence ATGGAAGGTCAGCCGGGCAAGGAAAATTTCATTCACCGTATTCTTCGGACGAAGCCTTGGGCTTACGCGCTGCTTTTGCTGGCGGTCGTACTTATTTTGTGCGCAGTCGTTTTCGATAAGATTGCGATGCCGATTGTGGCACGTTCCTATGTCGAAGAAAAGACCGTCCCGGCACTTGAAGGCTTGGACAGCTTGACCGCTGTTCAGAAGGCGACGGAAGCGGGCTTTAACGTTCTCTTTGCCAAGGAACGCGAATACAGCAAGACCTATGACGTGGATCTCGTGATGCGTCAGAATCCGCTCGCCGATCAGAAGTCGAAGCCGGGTCGCACCATCCATTTGACGATTTCCGATGGCTTGCACCAGTTTACGGTTCCGGATCTCTTTGACAAGAACGGTTCGGAAGCGGTTGTCGCAATTGAGAAGGCTGGCTTGAATATGGGCCTCACATTCTCTATGCCGCATACAAATGTCAAAAAGGGCAAAGTCGTTCGCACGAATCCTTCGGAAGGTTCCTTGGTGCACAAGGGCGATACGGTGGACGTGTTCCTTTCTTCGGGCCCGAATGGGGCGAAGGTGGAATTGCCGGAAGTCGTTGGAAGTCGTTTGACGGAGGCTCTTTCGAACTTGCGCTCGGCCGGTTTTATTATCGGCAAAACGGAACGTCGTAAAAATTCCGGAGAACAGTCCGGTCGGGTTTTGAAACAGGATCCTGCTGCGGGTTCTGTCCTTTCGGCGGGCTCCCGTGTAAATCTTGTCGTTGCGGAGTAA